The Helianthus annuus cultivar XRQ/B chromosome 16, HanXRQr2.0-SUNRISE, whole genome shotgun sequence genome includes a window with the following:
- the LOC110882432 gene encoding probable LRR receptor-like serine/threonine-protein kinase At1g05700, which translates to MLQVALTIAMVHAQDDQSGFISIDCGITEGSDYTDKRTGINYVSDARFIDSGINQEISSMSKSDTLDIQFSTLRSFPQNTRNCYTLRPKQGKGNRYLIRARFNYGNYDLKGQPPKFDLYLGNDPWSRVNVKVSSATDYEIIHLASSDYIYVCLVNIGLGNPFISALELRLLDSTMYADDKKLRSLTLSARTNFGTSKIVRYADDKYDRIWYPIASTNTKDIQTSSPISLGSSTKESVPSKVMSTAVIPANPTADLFYSWTATDKTEEYFMYIHYAEIETLEGNETREFNIYLNDAYWDGPISPTDHTTSTYFTSFYNASSYELTLRRTINSTLPTMMNAIELYNPIHLQQRQTDDKDATTMWSTKSTYGLKRNWQGDPCVPQDSMWDGVKCSNDTDNLRIISMNLSFSGLSGEITPALANLTVIQSLDLSYNNLTGSVPTFLASLNFLKNLNLTGNNFTRPLPAELLKKAKNGSLFLSIEEDGDQDTDACSKGSCKKSKTSKNKNVVIVVIATVAAIFVLLTILIVLWITKRRRAQDSSIRDEFIEPRNQRFTYSEVQRITNSFSNVIGKGGFGTVFSGLIGDTRAAVKMLSESSAQGCREFQSEVHLLMSVHHKNITSLVGYCDEGSHKGIIYEYMANGNLGMHLFDASQNVLSWKKRLQIGYDAAQGLEYMHHGCKPPIVHRDVKCSNILLNEKLQAKLADFGLSRAFTTEGATHVSTVIAGTPGYLDPEYYTTNRLTEKSDVYSFGVVLLELITGRAAISTDIYIVNWVKSMVEKGSVENIIDPRLYGDFDVNTAWKMVELAMACVDMSSVKRPTMNDVVMELQTCLKGAKPNNLNHSMSLSLESMSGPNLR; encoded by the exons ATGCTTCAAGTAGCTCTTACCATAGCTATGGTTCATGCTCAGGATGATCAATCAG GCTTCATAAGCATTGATTGTGGAATAACAGAAGGTTCAGATTACACAGATAAAAGAACAGGAATAAACTATGTTTCGGATGCCAGATTCATAGACAGTGGCATAAATCAAGAAATATCATCCATGTCTAAATCCGACACCCTTGATATCCAGTTCAGCACTCTTAGAAGTTTTCCTCAAAACACTAGAAACTGCTACACACTTAGACCCAAACAAGGGAAAGGCAATAGGTATTTGATAAGGGCGCGGTTTAATTACGGGAACTATGACCTTAAAGGTCAACCCCCAAAATTTGACCTCTACCTTGGAAACGATCCCTGGTCTAGAGTAAACGTTAAAGTGTCCTCGGCAACGGACTATGAGATCATACACCTTGCTTCATCAGACTATATTTATGTCTGCCTTGTAAATATAGGCCTCGGAAATCCTTTCATTTCTGCATTAGAATTAAGGCTTTTGGATAGCACCATGTATGCAGATGACAAGAAACTACGATCACTGACTCTATCCGCACGCACTAATTTTGGTACATCTAAAATAGTCAG GTACGCAGATGACAAATATGATCGAATATGGTATCCGATAGCTTCTACTAACACTAAAGATATACAGACTTCTAGTCCTATTTCTTTAGGAtcttcaacaaaagaaagtgtaccaTCAAAAGTCATGAGCACTGCCGTCATACCCGCAAATCCTACAGCTGATTTATTTTATTCATGGACAGCTACTGATAAAACTGAAGAGTATTTTATGTACATTCACTACGCTGAAATTGAAACATTAGAAGGAAACGAGACAAGAGAGTTCAACATTTATCTGAATGATGCCTACTGGGATGGACCGATTTCTCCAACTGATCACACCACTAGTACATATTTCACCTCCTTTTACAATGCATCATCGTATGAACTTACGTTACGCAGAACAATAAACTCAACCCTTCCCACTATGATGAATGCAATCGAGCTTTATAATCCAATACACCTCCAACAACGCCAAACAGATGACAAAGATG CTACAACGATGTGGAGTACCAAGTCAACGTACGGGTTAAAAAGAAACTGGCAAGGTGATCCATGTGTTCCACAAGATTCTATGTGGGATGGAGTTAAGTGCAGCAATGATACAGATAATCTTAGGATCATTTCCAT GAACTTGTCCTTCAGCGGATTGAGTGGAGAAATAACTCCCGCGTTAGCAAATCTCACAGTGATACAGTCATT GGATCTGTCCTACAATAACTTGACAGGAAGTGTTCCAACGTTTCTTGCTTCTCTAAATTTCTTGAAAAATCT CAACTTAACAGGAAATAATTTCACAAGACCCCTACCAGCGGAACTTCTAAAAAAAGCAAAGAATGGTTCGTTATTTCTAAG TATTGAAGAAGATGGAGATCAGGATACAGATGCTTGTTCCAAAGGTTCATGTAAAAAAAGTAAGACTAGCAAGAATAAAAACGTCGTTATTGTAGTGATAGCAACAGTTGCTGCAATATTCGTGCTATTGACCATATTGATCGTTCTATGGATAACTAAAAGAAGACGAGCACAAG ATTCAAGCATAAGAGACGAGTTTATTGAACCGAGAAACCAACGATTCACATATTCAGAAGTACAAAGAATCACTAACAGCTTCAGTAATGTTATTGGGAAAGGAGGATTTGGAACAGTGTTTAGCGGGTTGATTGGGGATACTCGAGCGGCTGTGAAGATGCTTTCTGAATCATCAGCTCAAGGGTGCAGGGAATTTCAGTCGGAA GTCCACCTTCTCATGAGTGTTCATCACAAAAACATAACTTCACTTGTTGGGTACTGTGATGAAGGAAGCCACAAGGGAATTATCTATGAGTACATGGCTAATGGAAACTTGGGAATGCATCTATTTG ATGCGAGTCAAAATGTTTTGAGTTGGAAAAAACGGCTACAAATCGGATATGACGCAGCACAAG GGTTAGAGTACATGCATCATGGTTGCAAGCCACCAATTGTCCATAGAGATGTGAAATGTTCAAACATATTATTAAACGAGAAATTACAGGCAAAACTAGCAGATTTTGGGTTGTCCAGAGCTTTTACAACCGAAGGCGCTACACACGTGTCAACAGTAATTGCGGGCACTCCCGGCTACCTTGACCCCGA GTATTACACAACAAACAGGTTGACGGAGAAAAGTGATGTGTATAGCTTTGGGGTAGTACTACTGGAGTTGATTACAGGCAGGGCAGCAATATCAACAGATATATACATAGTTAACTGGGTTAAATCTATGGTTGAAAAGGGAAGTGTAGAAAATATAATTGATCCTAGGTTGTATGGGGATTTTGATGTTAATACAGCCTGGAAGATGGTGGAATTGGCAATGGCCTGTGTTGACATGTCATCTGTCAAAAGACCAACCATGAATGATGTGGTGATGGAACTACAGACCTGTTTGAAAGGGGCCAAACCGAATAATCTAAATCATAGTATGTCATTGAGTTTGGAGAGTATGAGTGGGCCAAATCTAAGATAA
- the LOC110882441 gene encoding tRNA (cytosine(72)-C(5))-methyltransferase NSUN6, giving the protein MKRGRVLFEAINRNRKFSSRTPPSPSQQQQVLLMDQSERYCYNPSLHWNPQVEDYFCKAYGPQAFSRISKALTRPSCYSCIRVNTLKATTESVIEKILEIQHEKKLQEQDALNNLHTDADKSVEVSKTVNGSTAETNPVFKCPIPGLDYVVFVKGSGPHDIQYDYQQDRPPKEVIVSRKCAEAVLRGAQVYVPGILACSAHVEKGDKVAVSVGVEQPGRNGEWATGITRGIVLQGLKTDPQYIERDGLYIGQGITMLSRAGIFRGLSGLGVDMTDRVFRLASFNDVLKGDIFLQNLPSIITAHVLDPQQGERILDMCAAPGGKTTAIASLMKDKGEVTAVDRSHNKVLEIHNLAAELGLNSITAYKLDALKAVRKDKSNSTVTQSSIEDKLSQTSQQAESANFVNGELVSPATEDNKIYDEEMKKGPYTSKAEIRKQIRRMKNGPGKNQATGGRVNKCEGFLPNSFDRVLLDAPCSALGLRPRLFAAEETIESLRRHGKYQQRMFDQAVQLVRPGGVIVYSTCTINPGENEALVRYALDTYKFLSLAPQHPKVGGPGLLGRYESSDGYFEEWLKPGEEDLVQRFDPSGPHDTIGFFIAKFNVGPKEA; this is encoded by the exons ATGAAACGAGGGAGGGTTTTGTTTGAAGCTATAAACAGAAACAGAAAGTTCAGCAGCCGAACACCTCCATCTCCATCGCAGCAGCAGCAG GTTCTGCTGATGGATCAATCGGAGCGTTACTGCTACAACCCTTCGTTGCATTGGAATCCTCAAGTTGAAGACTATTTCTGCAAAGCTTATGGACCACAAGCTTTCTCTCGCATCTCCAAAGCACTAAC GAGACCCTCTTGTTACTCTTGTATACGGGTAAATACACTGAAGGCAACAACTGAATCCGTCATTGAGAAGATTCTAGAAATTCAACATGAAAAGAAACTGCAGGAGCAGGACGCTTTAAACAATCTGCATACGGACGCTGATAAATCAGTTGAAGTATCTAAAACGGTCAACGGTTCCACCGCAGAAACTAACCCTGTTTTCAAGTGTCCGATACCCGGGCTAGACTATGTTGTATTTGTAAAGGGTTCGGGGCCCCACGATATTCAATATGATTATCAACAAGACAGACCTCCAAAGGAGGTAATCGTCAGCCGTAAATGCGCAGAGGCTGTTCTTCGAGGTGCTCAG GTATATGTGCCGGGTATATTAGCTTGCAGTGCTCATGTTGAAAAAGGGGATAAAGTTGCAGTTTCGGTTGGTGTTGAACAGCCCGGTCGTAACGGTGAATGGGCTACGGGAATTACACGCGGGATTGTCCTACAAGGACTTAAAACAG ATCCTCAATATATTGAAAGAGATGGGTTATATATCGGCCAAGGAATTACGATGTTATCAAGGGCGGGAATATTTCGTGGCTTGTCTGGTCTTGGTGTGGATATGACTGATAGAGTGTTTAGATTGGCATCCTTCAACG ATGTGCTCAAGGGGGACATATTTCTTCAAAACCTACCAAGCATTATTACTGCACATGTCTTAG ATCCGCAACAGGGAGAAAGAATACTAGACATGTGTGCGGCCCCTGGTGGAAAAACAACTGCAATTGCTTCACTTATGAAGGATAAAGGAGAAGTGACTGCAGTTGATAGGTCTCATAATAAG GTGCTCGAGATCCATAATCTGGCTGCAGAATTGGGATTAAATAGCATAACCGCATATAAACTAGACGCCCTAAAAGCCGTTCGCAAGGACAAATCAAACAGCACGGTGACACAATCTTCTATTGAAGATAAGTTAAGTCAAACGAGTCAACAGGCTGAGTCAGCAAATTTTGTTAACGGAGAATTAGTATCTCCTGCAACGGAAGACAACAAGATTT ATGATGAGGAAATGAAAAAAGGTCCTTATACAAGTAAAGCCGAAATAAGGAAACAAATCCGAAGAATGAAAAATGGTCCCGGGAAAAATCAAGCGACAGGTGGCAGGGTGAATAAATGTGAGGGTTTTTTACCAAATAGTTTCGATCGGGTTCTTCTTGATGCTCCTTGTTCTGCTCTTGGATTGAGACCGCGTTTGTTTGCCGCAGAG GAAACGATTGAATCGTTAAGGAGGCATGGGAAGTATCAGCAACGAATGTTTGATCAGGCGGTTCAGCTAGTTCGCCCAGGTGGAGTTATCGTATACTCCAC ATGCACGATAAATCCAGGTGAAAACGAGGCTCTTGTTCGTTATGCTTTAGACACGTATAAGTTTCTTTCATTGGCACCACAG CACCCTAAAGTCGGGGGGCCTGGATTACTCGGTCGTTATGAATCATCCGATGGATATTTTGA GGAATGGTTAAAACCTGGTGAAGAAGATCTGGTCCAGAGGTTTGATCCTTCAGGCCCACATGATACAATTGGATTTTTCATAGCTAAATTCAATGTTGGGCCCAAAGAGGCCTAG
- the LOC110940657 gene encoding BTB/POZ domain-containing protein At2g46260, whose product MQLFSNGMKESEQCHVTLQINATEEASLMELLKFMYSNNLTVTAAYDVLDVLLTAEKFDVASCTRYCGRLLRTLTMTPESVLVYLDLPSTILMTEAFQPLTIATKQFYVVYFKDMTKYDKDEILNLPLAGLEEIIASDDLRLLSENEVYRFVLKWVASQYPKLEDSRKIMMTRLAKFIRYPYMTRRMLTDLLTREEFDPEFAEKVVTEALSFKSAVPNKQHAYISDENSNVNRRFVERPYKVRPIKMVKFQQPRPHCVVYLELKRDICASLFPSGNLISEPFEFGGQEFFLMALHHMDHFEVYLATVHGPCAFPFDYEFAGTDSIHAQEFVSRFKRSYTCEELFSPILLFKIPWTCFMGEDKKVLYFINDRFHLSVELTDKR is encoded by the exons ATGCAGTTGTTTTCAAACGGGATGAAAGAGTCAGAGCAATGTCATGTAACCTTGCAAATCAATGCGACAG AGGAAGCTAGTCTCATGGAGCTATTGAAGTTTATGTATAGCAACAATTTGACTGTTACAGCTGCTTATGATGTGCTTGATGTACTATTGACTGCTGAAAAATTTGATGTTGCTTCATGCACGAGATATTGCGGCCGTTTATTAAGAACTCTAACGATGACACCTGAATCAGTACTAGTATATCTTGATCTTCCTTCAACTATTTTAATGACTGAAGCATTTCAGCCACTAACTATTGCTACCAAGCAGTTCTATGTTGTCTATTTCAAAGACATGACCAA GTACGATAAAGATGAGATTCTTAACTTGCCGCTCGCTGGTTTGGAGGAGATTATAGCTAGTGATGATCTCCGGCTGTTATCAGAAAATGAAGTTTACCGTTTTGTCCTCAAATGGGTCGCGTCCCAGTACCCTAAACTAGAGGACAGCCGTAAAATCATGATGACCCGACTTGCAAAGTTTATTCGTTACCCTTACATGACACGTAGAATGCTTACAGATCTCCTCACCCGCGAGGAGTTCGACCCTGAATTTGCCGAAAAGGTAGTAACTGAAGCACTTTCTTTTAAATCCGCGGTCCCAAACAAGCAACACGCATATATCAGCGATGAAAACTCTAATGTTAACCGTAGGTTTGTGGAACGGCCCTACAAGGTACGACCCATTAAAATGGTTAAATTCCAACAACCGCGTCCACATTGTGTGGTCTACTTAGAATTAAAACGTGACATTTGCGCAAGTTTGTTTCCATCGGGTAATCTTATTTCAGAACCATTTGAGTTTGGTGGTCAAGAGTTTTTCTTGATGGCCCTGCATCACATGGACCATTTCGAGGTTTACTTAGCTACGGTACATGGGCCATGTGCTTTTCCGTTTGACTATGAGTTCGCAGGAACGGACTCAATTCACGCTCAAGAGTTTGTTAGCAGATTCAAAAGGAGTTATACATGTGAAGAGTTGTTTAGTCCCATATTGTTGTTTAAGATTCCGTGGACTTGTTTTATGGGAGAAGATAAAAAAGTCCTCTATTTCATTAATGATAGATTTCATCTTAGTGTTGAGCTTACTGATAAGCGTTGA